The region CTTGTAGTTGGCCAGTGCCTCCCACGGAACGTTCTCCACTCGTTCGACCGCCAGAAGCAAAGCCTGGGCGGCGAGGCTTTCTGTCAGTTGAATGGCAGTCTTCACCATATTGACAGTCAGGCGGGGAATGCTCGGCCCACGGACGGGACGATTCTCGGGTTGAATGCCCGCTTGTGTCATCAGGAGCAGATCGATGGCCTTGATGTCTTTGGCGTCAATCAGGTTTTGTCGGAAGTCGGGACTTTTCAGCAGTTCGGCAAGAGCAGCGAGGACTTCCACATGTGTCTGTTGCAGTCGGCGCCCAATGACCAGGAGCACAATCAGTTGGACATTAACGCCCGCAGGCCCGCCATAATCGACACGGGTTTTGCTGCGACCAAGCACGATGCGGAAGTCACCATCCCAGTCGATAAATGCATGTGGTAATGCAAAGTCATTAGCCACAAGAGTTTGTGCGGCGGCCTCACGTTCCTCGATGGCTTCGAGAACATTTTCGGGATTGATTCCATCATCATCCCAGTTGGCGGCCTGAACCAGAGCGCGGATCGCTCCCTGACGCGTTTTGGCAGTCAACTCGACAATCCGGATTCCACTGACCAGGTCTGCCAGATCCACGATGATCACCCCCGGAAGCTGACTGTAACTGATTTCATCAAATGTCCCAACTTCTGTGATTATCAGTAGTTATAAACATGAGATGATTTTGTGCCAACCCCACGAAATTCGCGAAGTTCACTTTCTCGGCAGTCGATCAAAAATCTCTGGAGAGGCAAGGTGCGTTAGTGGTGAGAGGAAACGAGCAGGTTGAGAAAGTGTTGAGAAATGCTGTTTTTTTCGTGAATTTTACTCTCAGTCAACTTTAAGTCGATTTCCGAACTTGTCTCGAATCGATAGATGGCGTAATAATTTATGGACATGGTGACTGTTGGTTCATGTAAGGGCTGGTGGTAAATGGCTTGAAGGTGTACAGATGGCGCAGTTTCATCCAGGTGACTATGTGGTTTTTCGAATCACCAAGTTCAGTACTGAGCCTGGGCCGCGTGCCCAGGATGTGCGCCCTGCCCCTTATGGCGAAACTTACAACTACTACGTTGATAAGTACTGGACAGTTCGCTCAGTCTCTCCTGATGGCACCTTGCAACTGGTGACTCGTCGAGGCAAGCAGCATCAAGTCGCCATGAATGATCCCAGACTTCGGCATGCGACTTTGTTTGAGAAGTGGTTCAAAGCAGATCGCTTTCCCACAAAAGACACCTTTTCTCAGGTCTCGCAGAACGGCATGACTGGTCCGGATACCGGGCGGGTTCCACAGATTTCTGGTGGGATGCGCTGAGAATTCATCTCCAGATTCCAGCTTGGATGCTGCCGAAAAGACATTCGCAGAGAATTGTTCAATGCATGAACAGTGAATCCTTCTCTCCGCTTTCTCTGACTTAATATGGCGCAGTCCATCTCTGCACGTTGCGTCAAAACTCTCCGCTGACGTGCCAGGTTGTAGATCCTTGAGCGCGGAAGTAGACTTCCTTCGGACAGAGGAAGTTCCGAGGTGGCAGATTTTTGCCTCCTTACAAGGTGAACATTCGACAGACAGGATTGTCCGTGTCAGGATTGTCAGTGTCAAAACTGGCAATTGAATGATTGCTGAGGCTTGGACGGAATCTGGCCTCAGGATATGAGCGGGATTGAATGGTTTCAATTCGCCTCACGACGTCCTGTTTGAAGCGTATCAATGAAGAGATCAAGTCGATGATGAAACATGTTTTGTCGGCCATGGTGATGAATCAGCCGGGTGTTCTCGCCCATATTTCCGGGATGCTGGCTTCCCGTGCATTCAATATTGAAAGTCTGGCTGTCGGAGAGACGGAACGGCCTGATTTTTCCCGGATCACGTTTGTTGTGGCAGGCGACAATAAGGTCGTCGATCAGGTCCGTAAGCAGTTGGAAAAGATTGTCACCGTGGTCAAGGTGATGGATTACCGGGATCAGGACATTCTTGAGCGGGATCTCATGCTGTTGAAGGTCTCGACGGTTGAAAGTGGACTGTCCAAGGTTAAGGAACTGGCGGAAATCTTCCGCGCCAAGATCGTCGATGTGGGCCAAAGCCATGTCATGATCGAACTTTCGGGGCCGGAACGCAAAATCGACGCTTTTATCGATCTGATGCGACCATTTGGCATCCTCGAACTGGTGCGTACCGGACGGATTGCACTGGCTCGCGAAGTATCACTTTCTGTCGAAGATGCTCTGAAGCCTCCGACCCCTTTCGACACTTCTGAAGTCGAAATCGAAGTCTAAGTCGCTTTCCAAGCAATGTGGGCGCTCTGTGTGCCATGCTTGCAGCTCTGGGCAAGCATGTTTTCGCAACCACCGGCGCGCTCTTATCTTCTGGGAATCGTCTAAGCCGAATCGATGCGGGTTCGCACTTTCTGATGGAATGACTCCTCTGACAGGAATTCGACCGCGCGGGAATTGACGGCCATCTGCGAACTTATCGCACCTTTTCTTGCAATTGGTGCCCACTCGGCTGAAAATCTGCGGAAATTGATTAAACTCACTTGCTCATAGTTGATGCCTAAGAAGGTTCGACCACTTTTGAGGGGCATCCTGGTTTGTTCTGTCTGTTAATCAACAGAGCGAGACTCGTTGCTTTTTGACACTCTACGAAAGAATCACAGCACCATGGCAGCTAAGGTTTATTATGACGATGACGCTGATCTCTCTTTGTTAAAAGGGAAAACCATCGCAATTCTAGGTTACGGCAGCCAGGGGCATGCCCAGGCCCAGAACCTGCGTGACAGTGGTTTGAATGTTGTCGTCGGTCAGCGTCCTGGCAGTAAGAACTACGACCTCGCTGTCAGCCATGGTTTCAAGCCCCTGTCAATTGCTGAAGCAGTCAAGCAGGCCGATCTTGTCAATATCCTCCTCCCGGATGAAGTGCAGGGGGATACATACAAGGCGGAAATTCTGCCGAACCTCAAGCCCAACGCTCTGCTGCTCTGCTCACATGGTTTCAACCTGCACTTCGGTCAGATTGTACCGCCCGCAGGTGTGGATGCCGCTCTGGTGGCTCCCAAGGGGCCGGGACATCTCGTCCGTAGCGAATATGAAAAGGGTGGTGGAGTCCCATCACTTATCGCTTTGTGGCCAGGTGCTTCCGATAACAGCCGTAAACTGGCATTGGCCTACGCCAAAGGGATTGGTGGAACACGCGGCGGCGTGATCGAAACCACCTTCGCCGAAGAAACCGAAACCGATCTCTTCGGTGAGCAGGTCGTTCTTTGTGGCGGTGTCAGTGCCTTGATCAAGGCGGCATTCGAAGTTCTGGTTGAAGCTGGCTATCAGCCCGAAATGGCTTATTTCGAGTGTATGCACGAAATGAAGCTGATTGTGGACCTGTTCTATCAGGGCGGTCTGAACTACATGCGCTACAGTGTTTCCAACACAGCCGAGTATGGGGACTACACGCGTGGCCCACGAATCATTACGGCTGAAACCAAGCAGGAAATGAAGAAGATTCTGGGTGAGATTCAATCGGGTCAGTTCGCTCGTGACTGGCTGCTCGAAAACCGCGTGAATCAGGCCAGCTTCAAGGCTGTCCGCCGTCGTGAACGCGAGCATCAGATTGAGAAGGTTGGCCGCGATCTTCGCAAAATGATGAAGTGGATCAATGCGAAAGAGTTTTAAGCCGTAAACATCGAGAGCGTCGATTCTCAGGAATCTCTCGCAATCTCATTCACCGACCCCGGTTGTACTCGCTGCAATCGGGGTCGATTTTTTATCAGATGAGATGCCAGGCGGGTTGTCCTACTCCGCAAAACGCTCCATCGCAAGATCGAAGTGATGTCTGGCTGAGCGACCGCTGATGGTCGTACGGCTGACCAGTTCCCGGGCAATCTCCTCAACGGCCAGCCATGGGCCTGCCTGGGAAAGAATATGCTCGACCTTATTGAGCAACCGCTGTTCCAGACGTTCCATCTGCTTGATGTTGGTAGCCCGCATACTCGAAAAATGTCTGACTTGTCTTAAATCACTCACGGCGCCTTCCCAGCGATAATCGCCTCGATACCTGGCTTCAGCCGCGACACCCGCCAGGAGAATCAGTATTTCTCCTTCCAGCACATCTTTGCTGGGCTTGAAGTTTCCTTTGTTCAATCGGCATTGACCCAGGCGCAAGCTGTTGGGCTCGATGGTCACTTCGTGAACGGGTCTACCCAAAAAAAGTGCGACCACCGCATGCCCCGCTTCGTGATAGGCAGTCGCAGTCAATTCGGTCTGTGGGAGCGGTGCGGAGTCCATAAGGGGTTCAATAACCCGAGAAATGAATACGATTAAAGATCGGCAACTGGTCCTGAAGAATCATCGGATTGTGAAACCATAGGCCTGGCAATCGCATAACCGTCGCTGAGAAAGTGTGGTTTTGCCAACGGATTCTGGATGGGTTGAGTGAACCGGCCCGGGATTTCCTGGACCTTGTGTTGTTCCATACTTGATTCTCCCGTCATGCGGAGGCTATCCGGCAGTGCTTCGGGATGGTCGGTTGTTCTTTGAATCTGTGCACCCAGTTGTCGCAGCTTTTCATCATGCTTTTCGTAGCCACGATCCAGATGATACACACGACGAATGACGGATTCGCCCTCTGCAGCGAGAGCAGCAATCACGAGGGCAGCACTGGCTCTTAAGTCGGAAGCCATCACATTCGTACCACTCAAATGCGCGGGCCCGGCAATTATGGCACTCGCCCCTTCCCGGCGAATTTGTGCCCCCATCCGTAACAATTCAGGCACATGCATAAACCGGTCGGGGAAGACCTTGTCAGTGATCACGCTGATCCCCGGGACCAGGCAAAGCAGAGCGGTGAGTTGTGCCTGAAGATCGGTGGGCACTCCCGGATAAGGTAATGCGGTGCAATCAGCCGGATTCAAGTGGGCGGCACCTGAAATATGCAGACCCATCCGGCCATCATTCGTTGATGAGGGTTCAATTGAGACTCCAATCTGACGCAGGATATCGATCACTGCCGAAAGGTGACGCGGCTGGGCATCTTCAATGAACACATCGCCGCAAGTGGCTGCGGCAGCAATCATCATTGTGCCGGCTTCAATGCGATCGGGAATGACTTCATGCTCCACGCCATGCAACTCGTCAACACCTTCAATCTCGATGACGGGTGTGCCGTGCCCGGTGATGCGGGCCCCGGCAGCATTCAGATAGTTTCCCAAATCGACGATTTCTGGCTCACAGGCTGCCGCAGAAATTCGGGTCATCCCTCGTGCCAGGCTGGCGGCTGTCATGATATTCGCCGTCCCCGTGACCGTGCTGCCAAATGGGCCACCCAGATAAATCTCTGCGCCATGCAACCGTGTTGCTTCGGCGTGAACGTAGCCTCTTTCAATACGAATCCGAGCTCCCAGTGCCACCAATCCCTTGAGATGCAGGTCAATGGGCCTGTGACCAATATTGCACCCGCCGGGAAGTGAAACAACGGCTTTTCCCCAGCGTGCCAGAAGGGGGCCCAGGACGCAGACGCTGGCTCGCATGCGCCTGACCAGATCGTAATCGGCAATCCCGGTGGTTGCGTGGGGAGGGGAAATGGCAAGTTCGCCAGTCGAGAGATCTCGGGTGACGACCGCTCCTAATGATTCGAGCACTTGTGTTAGCGTCGAGACATCCGCCAGGTGAGGCACACGCCGCAATTGTGATAAGCCACTGACTGCAATCGATGCAGCCATAATCGGGAGAGAGGCGTTCTTGGCGCCAGCGAGGCGGACATTGCCGGCCAGTGGGATGCCTCCCCGAATAATCAGCATGTCCATCCTTGGACTCCTCTGGATTTCAATCTGGTAAGTCAATGACTTACCTTGCCCCACATGATCTTAATGTGAGTTCAACATGACAAACAATTGTTGACAATGTCAGTTTTCTTAAGACTGTTACCTTTGATCGAGACTTGAGTTCTGAGCTTCGAGATTAATTGAAGCAAACCGAATCGCTGGTCGGCGTTGGATTTGGATTTGCTGGAAGTATTCCTTCGATAATCTGCGGGATCAAGCTGGCAAACCAGGTGACGTTTAACCCGAGTCGATCATCGTACATCGGGTCTCGATTGGAAACATCTAATGTGGCGGCATGAATCCCCAACAGGCACCAGCGCTCCTCAAATTGACCAGCGACCGGGGTGGGTCTGAGCAGTTTCGTCACCACAGGAGATCCACTGGTGCCGCGATGCGTCCGCGCATCGGTGACGAAGTAAGGGTTCCCCTTAAAGGGCCTCGAAAAGTCGCTCGCAACCACGGCCTGCCGGACAAGTGGCAAGTTGTTTAATGTATCGTGGAATCCGAGAGGAAATCCGGTGATGAGCACTTGCTGGCCAGGTGGTAACGTTTCCTCAGGGCCCAGAATATCCGATGCTCCAAAACTGGAAATCACATAATTCTGTTTGAGCAGTTTACCAGGTAAAGGGACAGCCACGACATCGATATCGTTCTCACGACGGGGATAAGTCCTCCACAGTGGCATGCCCTGCTTGTAGAGCTGGATTTCCAGAGGCCCGCTTTTCGTGAGATCGTCCTGAACAGTGTGCAACTGAAGTTTAAGAGTATCGGGCCGATGCCCGGCCAGTTGATCGAAGCAAACATGTCGATTCGTGATGAGGTAAAGCTCGGATTGCCATTCGAAAAAGAAACCGCTGGCATTTGTCAATAATTGGCCTTGGCCATAGGTTTCGACTTTGGCAACCCGCAAGAACAGTTCAGGAACCAGCATCCAGTCTCCTTGGTAACTCATAGCCATGAGTTCGAGTGATTTTGGCCATGGTTGACTTACGAGCAGACACTCAAAGTGTGCCCATTATGCAGGTTTGATTTAGTCGGCCAGAATAGCAACTGCTATCATGCCAGATTCCGAGTGTTTTCGCACCTCAGAAGTCATCAGATGGTGCCGCCACAGAAAAGCCTGGTGACGAATCGTCGCTCAAACAGGATGGTTACTCCGCGTGTCATCCCCAGGTGTTATCAGGCTGATCGACCCCACAGGAAAATCTGCTCGGAAAACCATCGACTTTCTCGGGGAAATCGAACAACTTCCGCAACTCTGCTTGAGTTGCATCCTTGTGGATGCCGGATCAGCTCAGTCTTGGTTGAAACCCCAGTCGCCGCGCACCTTCATGACAATTTTGCGAACGGGACTGGGTTCATTGACCGCCAGTCCCGGAGCATGAATATCCTGCGGAAAGAAGACAAGAAACATCCCGGCTGATGCGACAAATC is a window of Planctopirus limnophila DSM 3776 DNA encoding:
- the murA gene encoding UDP-N-acetylglucosamine 1-carboxyvinyltransferase gives rise to the protein MLIIRGGIPLAGNVRLAGAKNASLPIMAASIAVSGLSQLRRVPHLADVSTLTQVLESLGAVVTRDLSTGELAISPPHATTGIADYDLVRRMRASVCVLGPLLARWGKAVVSLPGGCNIGHRPIDLHLKGLVALGARIRIERGYVHAEATRLHGAEIYLGGPFGSTVTGTANIMTAASLARGMTRISAAACEPEIVDLGNYLNAAGARITGHGTPVIEIEGVDELHGVEHEVIPDRIEAGTMMIAAAATCGDVFIEDAQPRHLSAVIDILRQIGVSIEPSSTNDGRMGLHISGAAHLNPADCTALPYPGVPTDLQAQLTALLCLVPGISVITDKVFPDRFMHVPELLRMGAQIRREGASAIIAGPAHLSGTNVMASDLRASAALVIAALAAEGESVIRRVYHLDRGYEKHDEKLRQLGAQIQRTTDHPEALPDSLRMTGESSMEQHKVQEIPGRFTQPIQNPLAKPHFLSDGYAIARPMVSQSDDSSGPVADL
- a CDS encoding S1 family peptidase, which gives rise to MLVPELFLRVAKVETYGQGQLLTNASGFFFEWQSELYLITNRHVCFDQLAGHRPDTLKLQLHTVQDDLTKSGPLEIQLYKQGMPLWRTYPRRENDIDVVAVPLPGKLLKQNYVISSFGASDILGPEETLPPGQQVLITGFPLGFHDTLNNLPLVRQAVVASDFSRPFKGNPYFVTDARTHRGTSGSPVVTKLLRPTPVAGQFEERWCLLGIHAATLDVSNRDPMYDDRLGLNVTWFASLIPQIIEGILPANPNPTPTSDSVCFN
- the ilvN gene encoding acetolactate synthase small subunit → MKHVLSAMVMNQPGVLAHISGMLASRAFNIESLAVGETERPDFSRITFVVAGDNKVVDQVRKQLEKIVTVVKVMDYRDQDILERDLMLLKVSTVESGLSKVKELAEIFRAKIVDVGQSHVMIELSGPERKIDAFIDLMRPFGILELVRTGRIALAREVSLSVEDALKPPTPFDTSEVEIEV
- a CDS encoding M50 family metallopeptidase, yielding MDSAPLPQTELTATAYHEAGHAVVALFLGRPVHEVTIEPNSLRLGQCRLNKGNFKPSKDVLEGEILILLAGVAAEARYRGDYRWEGAVSDLRQVRHFSSMRATNIKQMERLEQRLLNKVEHILSQAGPWLAVEEIARELVSRTTISGRSARHHFDLAMERFAE
- the ilvC gene encoding ketol-acid reductoisomerase yields the protein MAAKVYYDDDADLSLLKGKTIAILGYGSQGHAQAQNLRDSGLNVVVGQRPGSKNYDLAVSHGFKPLSIAEAVKQADLVNILLPDEVQGDTYKAEILPNLKPNALLLCSHGFNLHFGQIVPPAGVDAALVAPKGPGHLVRSEYEKGGGVPSLIALWPGASDNSRKLALAYAKGIGGTRGGVIETTFAEETETDLFGEQVVLCGGVSALIKAAFEVLVEAGYQPEMAYFECMHEMKLIVDLFYQGGLNYMRYSVSNTAEYGDYTRGPRIITAETKQEMKKILGEIQSGQFARDWLLENRVNQASFKAVRRREREHQIEKVGRDLRKMMKWINAKEF